In Lepisosteus oculatus isolate fLepOcu1 chromosome 29, fLepOcu1.hap2, whole genome shotgun sequence, the genomic window ACTAAACTAGATCAATGTGTcattgaataataaaaaaaagattttgttgaACGAGGCCTTGACATACCACTTACTagaatgtttttacaggaacGTTCCAAAGTAAAGGATGTTGTGCGAAAGATTTATGAGCAAGACCATGGAGCTCTGAGCAACAGGTACAACCAGAAAGACTAGTCAGAGAACTTTGTAAGGaactcaaaaacaaaaattaagatTGTTCTGGGATTGCCTGTGATTCTTATCAGACTTCATGAATTCAAGAGTCAGTAGCTTATCTTTGCAAAAGCCTGGAAAGGGCTGCAATTTAAGTGTGATCAGTGTAGGGTGTATTTTCAACCAATACCCTTTCAGATTATGAGGGTTATCTGTTTTACCTTTTGCTCTATCAATCCTTAATGTACATGTTGAAAGCCCATGTAATACAATCGCATTGCACAATAGTAGAACATTCTTCAAGTCATAGTGCAGATTCAGTTGGATTTTACAGCTCCataaaaattaatttccaaTATACCCATTCATTTCCAACTGCACTGCATTCAGTCTATGGATGAACACAGGCCCAGAGAGGGCTAGAAAAATCACTACTCCAGACACATTACATAACTTATGTAGCAAATTTTATTTGTTTACACTTTTTTGGACTCGGTATCCaagtagaaatatatatatgtggAATGTGAAAGAAACTTCAGTGCAAcataaatattctttttttaaaaaaaaaagctcataaTGAACCAATAACCGCTTCACATTCGCGAAGTAAAACAACAATCAAAATAAAGATGCTGTACAAGTCAACTTTGTAGAAAATATACATACAGGTCGTCTGTTCGCAAGTGCTTGTAAACATTTAAGGCTTTTATACACGTGAAGGACATGCACCTGATGAGACCCCGCTGGTTCCCAGCTTTCACCAAGTTTGTCACGGACATGCAAAACGGCTGGTTTAGAGTTCCTCTAGTTCAATAAggctgtctttatttttttttaaagacaaaaaaagagaCAGCTACGGAACGGAGCCCCTTTGGCAAGAAGGCAAGTCTTATTTTTAGAATGATTTAGATTGATACATTTTCTGCTAAAAAGCATTGTAAACCGTATTCTTGTTACATTTAGGCATGATAGTGTGTCACTCAATAGTGTCcttaagagggggggggggtcttaaGTTCAGAGCCATGGTACTTTTCCGAGATATAGATGTGTTTAATCGGTAAGTTTTCAAAGTCAAAAGTTCAGAGCTTATACAGACCGGGAGGCAAAGGGAGCGAGTCCCTTCCTCTATCTAATACGCTTGGACTTGATGTGGCAGTAGCTGGCAGCCGCGGTTGACGTGGTTCAGGACCTTCTGTTTGAGCTGGGCGACCTGCTCCCTCAGCAGGCTGGCCGTGGAGGCAAGTTCAGTGTTTTGATTCTTCAGGGACTTCACTTTGTCCTCCAGCCGCGAAATCCTCTCCAGTTTCCGCTTTCGGCACTTGGACGCGGCGATGCGGTTGCGCAGCTTCTTCCTCTCCGCCTTGATGCGCTCCTGCGTGTCCATGTCGATGGGCGACAGCGGCGGACTGTCGCCGAAGCTCTGCACGTCGGGCACGGTCTGCGGCTCGTCCTTCAGCGCCTGTAACCGCGTGTGCGACGGCTGCTGGCCCAGGTGAGCCGGCGGGGGAGGGAAGGGTACAGTGTCTGTGGAGTAGTTGACGGTGGTCCCCATTGCTCCGCTTGCGTAACTGCTCAGGTTAGTGTAGACCGGAAGGTCCGTGTGCATTGTGGCTGGGGTGGCGTTGGTGCCGGTGCCGGTGCCGGTGCCGGTGCCGAGACTGTTCGTCTGGACACACGCCCCGGACAGCTGGTTCTGCTTGTGCAGGTCTTCCAGAGCCTTGACGAAGCCCTCGGCGAACTCCTGCTCCTCGCTCACCGATTTCGGGTACAGGAACTGGGAGGTGGGGGTGGTGGTGACCATGCCGTTGGACTGGATGATCAGGCGCTCCAGCTCCGGTGACGCCAGCTTCAGGAGCCCGAGGTCGGGCGAGTTGAGGATGCCATCGGAGTCtctcagctgctgcttcaagttGGCGTTGGGGTCGCTGAGGTTCAAGCTCATGTCCGTCTTCATCATGTTGTTGTAAGAGTAGGCGCTCGCGATTCCTCCAGTAGATCTCAACACATCATCATGATAGAAGGGTGTTTCCATCATCCCCCTTCACATACGCAGGGGAAAACGGAGTTTGCAGCCTAGCAAGACTGGAAACACTTTATTCTGTCAACAGTcagtgtaaagaaaaaaaaaatcgctaTAGAATTGCGcccaaactgttttgtttttggcagGGGTTTCCTGCCGCACCGCAAACTTGAAGTTCAGTCTCTCGTCGTTGCTAAAACTGTTGGACCGGCTGCAGCAAATAACAGTTCCGGCAACGCAACGATTTCCTGTTCCTTCCTAATCTTCTGGTCGATCACCTTTGACGGCTGACGTAAACAAGGGCATACGGTCTCATTTTCAGTCACAAAACTCCAAAAACGCACgctggaaagagagagagggtaAGACGGTTAGCGCCAGCAGACACCACACACTTCTGAGCGCAACACGAGCTGGAGTGAGGTCTGTGCGGAGCAGGCGCAACCTTTTCTATCCTCCTAAATTCCATTATGTCATTTCAGAGCCTTGAGATTGGACAGAAATGACGTTTTCTTCCTGTTTCATTTGCATAAAGGGCCGAGCTCTCGCCCATTGCTATGGAGAGAATGGGTAAACTGCAAACAGTGCAGTGCATTGTGGTTTGATGTCATTAGTCAACCCAGGGTCGGAGAAGACGGAGGGAGTTTGGGAGGACGGCCAGACAGGGAGAcgagggaggagggagggaaCACGTGGTGTTTTCATAATGGGAATTCATATCGCCATATCCAACGTCAGGTTTATTTATAGGCGCATTAAAGGGAGTGCCTAccgagtgtttttttttgtttctctcctCCAGACTGACGCATTTCGAGTCGCAGCTAAAGCTAAAGTcgcagctctttttttttttggagcagagaaaaaaaacacggggaaaaatgtgaagaaaaaggCAGGCTCACCAGAACACAGCAAGCATCCTTCCTGCTGCCATAACTGCGATTCCATttgttacatttaattaaagacGGTTCCTTTTCAACCCAAACCAGGACGCTTTTAGCGGTATGGGAATTCTTGGATGTTTCGTAATACAAGCTGCTCAAAGGCACTTGTTTCAATGTCAGATCCCTTGGATGGCCCTGAttgtatttatattgttttccCAATGTCAGATGTAAAACTAGGTGTTCCCAGTATACTGTCACATTATCACCCTTCTTTACTGAGAGATGTTTCACCAGTTAGAACCTAGACTGTATCTCTGAAGAAAGTTTAACAAAGGTCACAGCACAGAATTGTCACCTACTTTCAGAACAGAGAGATTTGAACGACACCTCCTGTAGGATGACTTTAAAGCTCTTGACCACAATACAGGTACAGTTTCCATTTGCATAAAACATGATTCTAAACTACTGAAGGAATTGTATTTTGTCTCCTTTACTCAGCTTACATATGAAATTCTCTCTCTTTTACACAATAACACATCCAAAACAATTCCGAACTATTCATCAGGTCTGATCTGAGGAACAGCCCACACGTACTGCTCCAAACTTTTATTAAGAGAAGTCTGAGCCGCCCTAAAAATGAAACTGTGGGACATCGAAGGTTGGCAAGTTCCTTCAGTTCTTGCCCGTGAGATTGTTTTCCATGTAATTCTACCCATTGTCTTAAAATCCagataaaaaaacagtctcCTTCCAAGGAAAGCTTGGCACACCAATCCCCACAGCAGTATAACAACGAGCACAAAAGGAGGGCATTTGAAGAAAACTCCACCTCACCGAATGTGCACTGCCCTTTTTTCAGAATCCACCCGTTCTGAGGGAAGGTTCAGCCCCTTGGGTGCTGCTGGATCTGTCTTCCAGAAGAGGAGTTAAACTGAAACATATGATAAAGACACAGTGATTCTTTATTCATAACTGCTGACTCCAGTTTTAGACTATACAAACAAATGTAATCTGTCCccatttgcatttaatttaaattaacaacTGTTTCTGCGTCATTCCTCTTTTTCAGCGGCTCCTAAGTGTTTCAGGTGAGAGTGTTCAGAGGTGGACACATTTTCCCCTGGGGTGGCTGATTTTTCATTTATCATCATtgctttgggggggggggattggtTTGTAGAGAACTTTGAGTTTTTGTTGTAACGAAAAATACTGAACGAGTGTAGGTCACACAGGCCCACTGCAGGTGGATTTTGTAGGGGAATTTCAATGCAAATCCCATCTGTTTCAGTTGAAAGAATTTGTGGCTTCTAAAGAGAGCGGAGCTTAAATGGCTCTGCATGCagtaattgagattttttttttaaaagagagatGATTTCCCATTCATTGCTCGTATAAATCACAGATCCCCAGGTGCCTGTGAACGATGATGGCTTTCCGTAACACTGTGCTTAGCAGAGCATTAGGACTTACAGTTCAGAAACTCCACAATTAGAGTAACTGAGAGTGGTCAGggattttctttctctctctgtgagCTCAACGAAAAAAGGGGAACTGTTATTTTTTGTATCACTTAAACTTCCCTATTCACTTGACAACGTACTGAAACTAATGGAGTTTCCACATTTCAGATGTGGCTGAGTTTCACAGACAACCCTCTAACTGAAACAAGTGTGAAGCCTACAAGACAAAAGTCCTAAAAGAGGCCTCCCCCTAACGTGCCTACAGTTGAAGTGGGCCATTCGCATGAGCGTGACTTCACTGACCGCTGACCAATCAAGGATCACGAGGACAGAGGAGATAGATGTTCAAGATAGCCACAAGAAGCAAAGATTCTGTCATGTGAATTTTGTTTACTGGGAGGAGAGGGATGTTTGCCAAGTAATGCAGAGTGTTCAAGGAATTTGGTAAATAACTATTCAATTCCACACCACCTCATTcacaaacattacattacagttCAAAAGTAAATCTGTCACGTTCACTTAAGTAATATATCTGGATGTGAATACATCAATATTGCACTGTACCGACAGAAATACTTCATACAAGATTGGGGTTCCGGTTTTAGCATTTGACAACAGTATCAGGTTGTGTGCATTGTTTGCAAAATGCATCTGTTTGCACTTTTCCAAGAAATGGCTTCAAACCGTCTTCCCAAATCCCTTACTGAAGACTGCCCTAATGTCTAAAAGTTCTGGAAACTGCCTGGCTCAAGCCCAGCCCCCAAAGTCTTGCTATAATTTGTGGTTCTGTGTCTTGTGACCAACAGTGCTTGGGCTGCACTTTTATCAAAAACCATACTTGTTAGGAACTGTCTTCCTTCTGCTTTCTAGAGAGCAATGTAATtgtgagttgtttttttcaggatAGCAGTTTTGTTTCATATGGAGCCGTCTAATGACATAGGAGCACACAGGAGTGACAAATCGTGGAAAATCAGTCATTTTTTCCATCAAAAACTCTTACACCGTAACATGCTGTTTTGGGCATCAAAGACCACTGAAAAAACCTGTATCTACCTGCAAAAGCTCACTCTTTGCTGCTCTCCAGGCCAGCTGAATACAGATCAGGAAGCattgaaatgaaattgaaatacAGGCACACCTCCTAGAGCATGTGACATGACACTTACCTTCTCAGCTAAATTATAAAACCTAGAAAGTTGCAGGTACGTTTAggtttgttttttctcattGTTTAATTGCATGTTTTCctgttattattgttcatactgtatccattaaacacattaaaacattaaagcatCATGCTTGTCCATTCTTCCCTCATTAGAAAACGACACAATCAGCTGTCAGCTTAAGATGAAAGACGCAAGATCACAGTTTTTAGGTATCAAATGTATGTCACCCGTTACATGTAAGCCCTGagatcaataaataaaaagttaaaaacatattggGCTATAGATGAGATAAATATGAACATTTCCAGATTCTAATTTAAAAGtagatgtaattttttttcaatatataaaattagctatttgttttccattttcattaaGTACCATTTTGTCTGGCAGGAAAATGAAGCAAATACGCCCGCACCTTCACTTTTCAGAGAAGTAAAcataagttttgttttaatatagtGCTTCCCGTAGTTGCTGTACAATAAAACGATTTAAACAAAAtcatgcatcacaaaatgtgagTGCTGCTTGAATAAATACAGATCTCaagcttttttaaaagcatagTGGAAAATGATACGAGAAGAGAAAATGCGCTCTGTGCGCGTCTTATGTGTGAATTACAAACGCACGACAAAGGAAAACTCCCCATTAGCACTGAGCACAGACTGCAGGCAGAATGGCGAGGGTTGAGCGTGGGCGTGCGCGTCACAGGTAGCCCGGCTCCTCAAGGCGTAGTGGGGGCGCCGGCGCTTCGCTCGGTCTGTGATGTCAGAACAGCGGGCTGCCTTCTGTGGCTTTCGGCGGAGGAAGTAGAAAGTGCAAAATTTCACTGCCGATCGAAACAGGCCTCgggcaggaaaaaaaatcaatgcgcGGAGCTGCGCGCTTTGGGGGAGGGACGCATCTGCTGTTGTCGTGTGGAAAACTGGATTATTTCGTTAACCTGTATCTGCTTGTTTACAGCTGTGGGCAGAATTCTACCAACTGCACGCTGGTTTATCACAAAGCGCCTCATACTTCATTACCAATGATGATAACCGAAGTGAACTAGGCCGGGTCTGCTGATTTATGTTTTTTACGCTCCTCCTATTCcgtcatttgattttttttcccccggtAATCTTGCAATAGCTGAAAAAATGCGGGCTGGGCATGTAGGCTGGCTTGGTCAGAGGTAGGCAACATCGGGTCTTCACTGTGCTAGCGTCGAGTTTCAATTCAGCTAGAACTTTAACGACTTAATTGCCAATTAATTCCCTAATTACCCCGTGCTGCTGACAAGGCCACTAAAAAGACGCAGGGATCACCAGGAACAAAGAGAGCAGTGTGGAATAGCAGCCAGGACTGTGACCTGGAGGGGTTGTGGGTTCAGATCCCAGGAGGGTCACAGCTGATGTGACCTTGAGCAAGGGCAAGACCTTTCCTCTGATTGCTCCAGCAAATGCCCTGTAGTATGCAAGTGTATTCTCTCTTTGCCATTATAGCAAATGAGAGTTTGTTCTTCACTGCATTTTATGATTAAATAAAGGATTAAAAAATAGAATGGAAGGGGTATGCTAAGCCCCCTTTAACAGGGCTGGGACTCTCAATGATTCAGAGCTGTCTACCAAGTATTAAAGTATGTCATATACACGCTGTAGATAAAGTGCTCTGTACCTGACAAAGTGAACCCAGTGTAAAGTGTTCTAGACTGAAGTGAGTCACAcaggaaaatcttttttttcggGGTGGGGACTTCTCAAATTTGCTTGGTATTTGGCAAGAATGTCAGCAGAGAATTGCTGATGAAATAGCTTTGTGGCAGGGCTACACATTGTTCCTTGTTACAAATAAAAGCACAGGGACAAAACAGGCGGACACTTTGCTAATGTCAATCAGAGCTGAACTGTCAGGACTCCCTGGGTCTCCTAATGTCTCTGATGTATAAATAAATCCGACaattcctgttttttaaaaacaaatttaaacattcacttttttttcatcAGCCATTGCTATATGATCCATCCACccactttctaactgcttctaccaattcagggtcgcagtcaaagggtacaaggcagggtaccccctggacaggatgccagtccatcacagggcacacacacacactcacgccagggcctgatttcccagaaaccaattcaaCTATCAGTCTGTCTTTGGAcaatgggagaaaactggagcacctgaaggagaacatacaaactccacacagacagcaccccttgtctagaattgaacccagggccccagcactgcgaggcagcaatgctggccACCATGCTACACCTTGCTATACGATATGATTGATAATCTCTTCTACATGTTTGATAATACTGCAACGCgatcagttgtttttttgttaactagTTCTGCTTAAAAACCACAGTTAAGGTACCAGAGATTTGTTAGTAGTGTTGGACATGTTGTTGCAACGTTTGATATTACATAAGTGAAAAATTGcacaaaattatatttctgtTGAAAGGGAGTGAAAAATACTAGTTCCTGGTTGCGCATGTGTCATAAACGTTTCACCACATTCTGTTGAGAGATGTGGTGTACATTATGTtggtttttttaaatgcacaagTAAATGGTGCTATATTTACATGTGGCATGGCCTCTAAATACCAGTCAAGAGTTATTCAAATGATGTGTCTTGTCTGTGCTGGGAAATTGTAAAATGTTATCAGACACACGGGCATGGTAACGTATAA contains:
- the jund gene encoding transcription factor JunD, with product MMETPFYHDDVLRSTGGIASAYSYNNMMKTDMSLNLSDPNANLKQQLRDSDGILNSPDLGLLKLASPELERLIIQSNGMVTTTPTSQFLYPKSVSEEQEFAEGFVKALEDLHKQNQLSGACVQTNSLGTGTGTGTGTNATPATMHTDLPVYTNLSSYASGAMGTTVNYSTDTVPFPPPPAHLGQQPSHTRLQALKDEPQTVPDVQSFGDSPPLSPIDMDTQERIKAERKKLRNRIAASKCRKRKLERISRLEDKVKSLKNQNTELASTASLLREQVAQLKQKVLNHVNRGCQLLPHQVQAY